A genomic region of Entelurus aequoreus isolate RoL-2023_Sb linkage group LG19, RoL_Eaeq_v1.1, whole genome shotgun sequence contains the following coding sequences:
- the rfx2 gene encoding DNA-binding protein RFX2 isoform X1 — protein MQSSEGGSDTSPSVAALRTSSSAQAPVVQPVPASQQRALVQATGSVQKGGQVQQLSVSRGQQVPQQVQQSQHVYPSQVHYVGEGGEAVYTNGTIRTAYYNPEAQLYGQSSGGSYFDSQAGGAHVATVVSSASGGVPPHSMVGIAMDVSSSHIISSGSTYLIHGGNMEGSRNHISHSSRSSSAMLEMAIENLQKSEGIASHKSSLLNSHLQWLLDNYETAEGVSLPRCSLYNHYLRHCQEQKLDPVNAASFGKLIRSVFMGLRTRRLGTRGNSKYHYYGIRVKPDSPLNRLQEDTQYMAMRQQPVHQKQRFKPLQKVDGMSDNLCVSSHCNNTPEQSVAAQSQHHQQYIDTSHSLPEFPTPEVGNQPPPEHISMNDIKKLQTLYRDHCEATLDVVMNLQFHYIEKLWQTFWYSTPPSSEGSTTIPNSDDELDGMLPREKLVALCKYEPVRLWMRSCDHILYQALVEILIPDVLRPVPSTLTQAIRNFAKSLEGWLTNAMTSFPQEIIHTKVAVVSAFAQTLRRYTSLNHLAQAARAVLQNTSQINQMLSDLNRVDFANVQEQASWVCQCDESVVQRLEQDFKVTLQQQSSLDQWATWLDNVVSQVLKPHQGSPSFPKAARQFLLKWSFYSSMVIRDLTLRSAASFGSFHLIRLLYDEYMFYLVEHRVAQATGETPIAVMGEFSDLGSMMPALMEKDVSFSDEMSDLGSEADVSRSEPAVKRERIEMSHPLQEM, from the exons ATGCAGAGCTCAGAGGGCGGGTCCGACACTTCCCCCAGCGTGGCGGCCCTGCGGACGTCATCATCAGCCCAGGCCCCTGTGGTACAGCCCGTCCCAGCCTCCCAGCAG AGGGCGCTGGTACAAGCCACAGGCTCAGTTCAGAAGGGTGGACAAGTACAGCAGCTTTCAGTATCCAGGGGTCAACAGGTGCCTCAGCAG GTGCAGCAATCACAACATGTGTATCCATCCCAGGTGCACTATGTAGGGGAAGGTGGAGAGGCAGTTTACACTAATGGAACAAT TCGCACAGCCTACTACAACCCAGAGGCTCAGTTGTACGGTCAGAGCAGTGGGGGATCGTACTTTGACTCGCAGGCGGGTGGTGCTCATGTTGCCACGGTGGTCTCCTCTGCCAGTGGTGGGGTGCCACCCCATAGCATGGTGGGCATTGCCATGGACGTAAGCAGCAGCCATATCATCTCTAGCGGCAGCACCTATTTGATCCATGGAGGAAACATGGAGGGAAGTCGCAACCATATATCTCACTCATCTCGCTCCTCTTCAGCTATG CTTGAAATGGCGATTGAAAACCTCCAAAAGTCTGAAGGAATTGCAAGTCACAAAAGCAGCCTGCTCAACAGCCAT CTCCAGTGGCTGCTGGACAACTACGAGACTGCAGAGGGGGTGAGCCTGCCCCGGTGCTCCCTCTATAACCATTACTTGCGGCATTGCCAGGAACAGAAACTCGATCCCGTCAATGCAGCCTCCTTTGGCAAGCTTATCCGCTCCGTCTTCATGGGCCTCAGGACCCGCCGCCTCGGAACCAG GGGAAACTCAAAGTATCATTATTACGGCATCCGGGTGAAGCCAGATTCTCCACTAAACCGGCTGCAGGAAGACACCCAGTACATGGCCATGAGGCAGCAGCCTGTCCACCAGAAGCAAAG GTTCAAACCTCTGCAGAAGGTGGATGGAATGTCCGACAACCTTTGTGTAAGTTCCCACTGCAACAACACTCCGGAGCAATCTGTAGCAGCTCAGAGCCAGCACCATCAGCAGTACATCG ACACATCCCACAGCTTGCCTGAGTTTCCAACTCCTGAAGTGGGCAATCAGCCTCCGCCCGAGCACATCAGTATGAACGATATCAAGAAGCTGCAGACGCTCTACAGAGACCACTGCGAG GCTACTCTGGATGTGGTCATGAACCTCCAGTTCCACTACATTGAAAAACTCTGGCAGACTTTTTGGTACTCAACACCGCCATCTAGTGAGGGAAGCACCACCATACCCAACAG TGATGACGAACTGGACGGCATGCTGCCCAGAGAGAAGCTAGTGGCTTTGTGTAAATATGAACCAGTCCGGTTATGGATGAGAAGCTGCGATCACATTCTCTACCAGGCCTTGGTGGAGATCCTCATCCCGGATGTGCTGCGTCCTGTTCCCA GCACTCTCACTCAAGCCATCAGGAACTTCGCCAAGAGTCTGGAGGGATGGCTGACTAATGCCATGACCAGCTTTCCTCAAGAAATCATCCACACAAAG gtggcgGTGGTCAGTGCCTTTGCGCAGACTCTAAGACGTTACACCAGCCTCAACCACCTGGCCCAGGCTGCGCGCGCCGTCCTCCAGAACACCTCGCAGATCAACCAGATGCTCTCCGACCTTAACCGGGTGGACTTTGCTAACGTTCAG gaGCAGGCATCCTGGGTGTGTCAGTGTGATGAAAGCGTGGTCCAGCGTCTGGAGCAGGACTTTAAAGTCACACTGCAGCAGCAGAGTTCTCTGGACCAGTGGGCCACCTGGCTCGACAACGTTGTCTCTCAGGTCCTCAAGCCCCACCAGGGCAGCCCCAGCTTCCCTAAAGCGGCACGCCAGTTCCTTCTGAAGTGGTCTTTCTACAG CTCCATGGTGATCAGAGACCTGACTCTGCGCAGCGCCGCTAGCTTCGGGTCCTTCCACCTGATCCGCCTGCTGTACGACGAGTACATGTTCTATCTGGTGGAACACCGCGTGGCTCAGGCCACCGGGGAGACGCCCATCGCTGTCATGGGGGAG TTCAGTGACCTGGGCTCCATGATGCCAGCACTCATGGAGAAAG
- the rfx2 gene encoding DNA-binding protein RFX2 isoform X3 produces the protein MQSSEGGSDTSPSVAALRTSSSAQAPVVQPVPASQQVQQSQHVYPSQVHYVGEGGEAVYTNGTIRTAYYNPEAQLYGQSSGGSYFDSQAGGAHVATVVSSASGGVPPHSMVGIAMDVSSSHIISSGSTYLIHGGNMEGSRNHISHSSRSSSAMLEMAIENLQKSEGIASHKSSLLNSHLQWLLDNYETAEGVSLPRCSLYNHYLRHCQEQKLDPVNAASFGKLIRSVFMGLRTRRLGTRGNSKYHYYGIRVKPDSPLNRLQEDTQYMAMRQQPVHQKQRFKPLQKVDGMSDNLCVSSHCNNTPEQSVAAQSQHHQQYIDTSHSLPEFPTPEVGNQPPPEHISMNDIKKLQTLYRDHCEATLDVVMNLQFHYIEKLWQTFWYSTPPSSEGSTTIPNSDDELDGMLPREKLVALCKYEPVRLWMRSCDHILYQALVEILIPDVLRPVPSTLTQAIRNFAKSLEGWLTNAMTSFPQEIIHTKVAVVSAFAQTLRRYTSLNHLAQAARAVLQNTSQINQMLSDLNRVDFANVQEQASWVCQCDESVVQRLEQDFKVTLQQQSSLDQWATWLDNVVSQVLKPHQGSPSFPKAARQFLLKWSFYSSMVIRDLTLRSAASFGSFHLIRLLYDEYMFYLVEHRVAQATGETPIAVMGEFSDLGSMMPALMEKDVSFSDEMSDLGSEADVSRSEPAVKRERIEMSHPLQEM, from the exons ATGCAGAGCTCAGAGGGCGGGTCCGACACTTCCCCCAGCGTGGCGGCCCTGCGGACGTCATCATCAGCCCAGGCCCCTGTGGTACAGCCCGTCCCAGCCTCCCAGCAG GTGCAGCAATCACAACATGTGTATCCATCCCAGGTGCACTATGTAGGGGAAGGTGGAGAGGCAGTTTACACTAATGGAACAAT TCGCACAGCCTACTACAACCCAGAGGCTCAGTTGTACGGTCAGAGCAGTGGGGGATCGTACTTTGACTCGCAGGCGGGTGGTGCTCATGTTGCCACGGTGGTCTCCTCTGCCAGTGGTGGGGTGCCACCCCATAGCATGGTGGGCATTGCCATGGACGTAAGCAGCAGCCATATCATCTCTAGCGGCAGCACCTATTTGATCCATGGAGGAAACATGGAGGGAAGTCGCAACCATATATCTCACTCATCTCGCTCCTCTTCAGCTATG CTTGAAATGGCGATTGAAAACCTCCAAAAGTCTGAAGGAATTGCAAGTCACAAAAGCAGCCTGCTCAACAGCCAT CTCCAGTGGCTGCTGGACAACTACGAGACTGCAGAGGGGGTGAGCCTGCCCCGGTGCTCCCTCTATAACCATTACTTGCGGCATTGCCAGGAACAGAAACTCGATCCCGTCAATGCAGCCTCCTTTGGCAAGCTTATCCGCTCCGTCTTCATGGGCCTCAGGACCCGCCGCCTCGGAACCAG GGGAAACTCAAAGTATCATTATTACGGCATCCGGGTGAAGCCAGATTCTCCACTAAACCGGCTGCAGGAAGACACCCAGTACATGGCCATGAGGCAGCAGCCTGTCCACCAGAAGCAAAG GTTCAAACCTCTGCAGAAGGTGGATGGAATGTCCGACAACCTTTGTGTAAGTTCCCACTGCAACAACACTCCGGAGCAATCTGTAGCAGCTCAGAGCCAGCACCATCAGCAGTACATCG ACACATCCCACAGCTTGCCTGAGTTTCCAACTCCTGAAGTGGGCAATCAGCCTCCGCCCGAGCACATCAGTATGAACGATATCAAGAAGCTGCAGACGCTCTACAGAGACCACTGCGAG GCTACTCTGGATGTGGTCATGAACCTCCAGTTCCACTACATTGAAAAACTCTGGCAGACTTTTTGGTACTCAACACCGCCATCTAGTGAGGGAAGCACCACCATACCCAACAG TGATGACGAACTGGACGGCATGCTGCCCAGAGAGAAGCTAGTGGCTTTGTGTAAATATGAACCAGTCCGGTTATGGATGAGAAGCTGCGATCACATTCTCTACCAGGCCTTGGTGGAGATCCTCATCCCGGATGTGCTGCGTCCTGTTCCCA GCACTCTCACTCAAGCCATCAGGAACTTCGCCAAGAGTCTGGAGGGATGGCTGACTAATGCCATGACCAGCTTTCCTCAAGAAATCATCCACACAAAG gtggcgGTGGTCAGTGCCTTTGCGCAGACTCTAAGACGTTACACCAGCCTCAACCACCTGGCCCAGGCTGCGCGCGCCGTCCTCCAGAACACCTCGCAGATCAACCAGATGCTCTCCGACCTTAACCGGGTGGACTTTGCTAACGTTCAG gaGCAGGCATCCTGGGTGTGTCAGTGTGATGAAAGCGTGGTCCAGCGTCTGGAGCAGGACTTTAAAGTCACACTGCAGCAGCAGAGTTCTCTGGACCAGTGGGCCACCTGGCTCGACAACGTTGTCTCTCAGGTCCTCAAGCCCCACCAGGGCAGCCCCAGCTTCCCTAAAGCGGCACGCCAGTTCCTTCTGAAGTGGTCTTTCTACAG CTCCATGGTGATCAGAGACCTGACTCTGCGCAGCGCCGCTAGCTTCGGGTCCTTCCACCTGATCCGCCTGCTGTACGACGAGTACATGTTCTATCTGGTGGAACACCGCGTGGCTCAGGCCACCGGGGAGACGCCCATCGCTGTCATGGGGGAG TTCAGTGACCTGGGCTCCATGATGCCAGCACTCATGGAGAAAG
- the rfx2 gene encoding DNA-binding protein RFX2 isoform X2, giving the protein MQSSEGGSDTSPSVAALRTSSSAQAPVVQPVPASQQRALVQATGSVQKGGQVQQLSVSRGQQVPQQVQQSQHVYPSQVHYVGEGGEAVYTNGTIRTAYYNPEAQLYGQSSGGSYFDSQAGGAHVATVVSSASGGVPPHSMVGIAMDVSSSHIISSGSTYLIHGGNMEGSRNHISHSSRSSSAMLQWLLDNYETAEGVSLPRCSLYNHYLRHCQEQKLDPVNAASFGKLIRSVFMGLRTRRLGTRGNSKYHYYGIRVKPDSPLNRLQEDTQYMAMRQQPVHQKQRFKPLQKVDGMSDNLCVSSHCNNTPEQSVAAQSQHHQQYIDTSHSLPEFPTPEVGNQPPPEHISMNDIKKLQTLYRDHCEATLDVVMNLQFHYIEKLWQTFWYSTPPSSEGSTTIPNSDDELDGMLPREKLVALCKYEPVRLWMRSCDHILYQALVEILIPDVLRPVPSTLTQAIRNFAKSLEGWLTNAMTSFPQEIIHTKVAVVSAFAQTLRRYTSLNHLAQAARAVLQNTSQINQMLSDLNRVDFANVQEQASWVCQCDESVVQRLEQDFKVTLQQQSSLDQWATWLDNVVSQVLKPHQGSPSFPKAARQFLLKWSFYSSMVIRDLTLRSAASFGSFHLIRLLYDEYMFYLVEHRVAQATGETPIAVMGEFSDLGSMMPALMEKDVSFSDEMSDLGSEADVSRSEPAVKRERIEMSHPLQEM; this is encoded by the exons ATGCAGAGCTCAGAGGGCGGGTCCGACACTTCCCCCAGCGTGGCGGCCCTGCGGACGTCATCATCAGCCCAGGCCCCTGTGGTACAGCCCGTCCCAGCCTCCCAGCAG AGGGCGCTGGTACAAGCCACAGGCTCAGTTCAGAAGGGTGGACAAGTACAGCAGCTTTCAGTATCCAGGGGTCAACAGGTGCCTCAGCAG GTGCAGCAATCACAACATGTGTATCCATCCCAGGTGCACTATGTAGGGGAAGGTGGAGAGGCAGTTTACACTAATGGAACAAT TCGCACAGCCTACTACAACCCAGAGGCTCAGTTGTACGGTCAGAGCAGTGGGGGATCGTACTTTGACTCGCAGGCGGGTGGTGCTCATGTTGCCACGGTGGTCTCCTCTGCCAGTGGTGGGGTGCCACCCCATAGCATGGTGGGCATTGCCATGGACGTAAGCAGCAGCCATATCATCTCTAGCGGCAGCACCTATTTGATCCATGGAGGAAACATGGAGGGAAGTCGCAACCATATATCTCACTCATCTCGCTCCTCTTCAGCTATG CTCCAGTGGCTGCTGGACAACTACGAGACTGCAGAGGGGGTGAGCCTGCCCCGGTGCTCCCTCTATAACCATTACTTGCGGCATTGCCAGGAACAGAAACTCGATCCCGTCAATGCAGCCTCCTTTGGCAAGCTTATCCGCTCCGTCTTCATGGGCCTCAGGACCCGCCGCCTCGGAACCAG GGGAAACTCAAAGTATCATTATTACGGCATCCGGGTGAAGCCAGATTCTCCACTAAACCGGCTGCAGGAAGACACCCAGTACATGGCCATGAGGCAGCAGCCTGTCCACCAGAAGCAAAG GTTCAAACCTCTGCAGAAGGTGGATGGAATGTCCGACAACCTTTGTGTAAGTTCCCACTGCAACAACACTCCGGAGCAATCTGTAGCAGCTCAGAGCCAGCACCATCAGCAGTACATCG ACACATCCCACAGCTTGCCTGAGTTTCCAACTCCTGAAGTGGGCAATCAGCCTCCGCCCGAGCACATCAGTATGAACGATATCAAGAAGCTGCAGACGCTCTACAGAGACCACTGCGAG GCTACTCTGGATGTGGTCATGAACCTCCAGTTCCACTACATTGAAAAACTCTGGCAGACTTTTTGGTACTCAACACCGCCATCTAGTGAGGGAAGCACCACCATACCCAACAG TGATGACGAACTGGACGGCATGCTGCCCAGAGAGAAGCTAGTGGCTTTGTGTAAATATGAACCAGTCCGGTTATGGATGAGAAGCTGCGATCACATTCTCTACCAGGCCTTGGTGGAGATCCTCATCCCGGATGTGCTGCGTCCTGTTCCCA GCACTCTCACTCAAGCCATCAGGAACTTCGCCAAGAGTCTGGAGGGATGGCTGACTAATGCCATGACCAGCTTTCCTCAAGAAATCATCCACACAAAG gtggcgGTGGTCAGTGCCTTTGCGCAGACTCTAAGACGTTACACCAGCCTCAACCACCTGGCCCAGGCTGCGCGCGCCGTCCTCCAGAACACCTCGCAGATCAACCAGATGCTCTCCGACCTTAACCGGGTGGACTTTGCTAACGTTCAG gaGCAGGCATCCTGGGTGTGTCAGTGTGATGAAAGCGTGGTCCAGCGTCTGGAGCAGGACTTTAAAGTCACACTGCAGCAGCAGAGTTCTCTGGACCAGTGGGCCACCTGGCTCGACAACGTTGTCTCTCAGGTCCTCAAGCCCCACCAGGGCAGCCCCAGCTTCCCTAAAGCGGCACGCCAGTTCCTTCTGAAGTGGTCTTTCTACAG CTCCATGGTGATCAGAGACCTGACTCTGCGCAGCGCCGCTAGCTTCGGGTCCTTCCACCTGATCCGCCTGCTGTACGACGAGTACATGTTCTATCTGGTGGAACACCGCGTGGCTCAGGCCACCGGGGAGACGCCCATCGCTGTCATGGGGGAG TTCAGTGACCTGGGCTCCATGATGCCAGCACTCATGGAGAAAG